One Thalassoglobus sp. JC818 genomic region harbors:
- a CDS encoding coproporphyrinogen-III oxidase family protein gives MSSETTTEVGSYFVSNYPPFSQWKKDNRHQFLDALEKEPDRSIPMGMYLHIPFCRKRCKFCYFRVYTQQNAETIKNYVDTLDKEVRLLRDKPAIADRVLKFVYFGGGTPSYLSAKQLLMLRERLSESVSWDNAEEVTFECEPGTLSLEKVQTLKEIGVTRVSLGVENFNDAILEENGRAHLSPEILRAYDWIQQVGFPQVNIDLIAGMVGETDENWHKCVEKALEMEPDNLTIYQMELPFNTVYSKEILEEGAASPVADWPTKRRWASEAIDRFLSAGYQLSSGNELVKNIDTDRFVYRDNLFRGSDIVAVGVSSFGHLQGVHYQNKDELNDYISTVQAGELPVNRAMTPTSHQKLIREWILQMKEGRVAVEPFKAKFGVDPLVEFAEPLSNQQVAGYLTVEEEEVRLTRKGLLQVDSLLTEYFEEQHREVRYT, from the coding sequence ATGAGCAGCGAGACGACGACTGAAGTTGGTAGTTACTTTGTCTCGAACTATCCACCTTTTTCCCAATGGAAGAAGGACAATCGGCACCAGTTTCTGGATGCTCTCGAGAAAGAGCCTGATCGCTCAATTCCGATGGGGATGTATCTGCATATTCCCTTTTGCCGGAAGCGGTGCAAGTTCTGTTACTTTCGGGTCTATACACAACAGAACGCCGAGACGATCAAGAACTACGTCGACACTCTCGACAAGGAAGTTCGACTTCTTCGAGACAAGCCCGCAATCGCGGATCGCGTTCTGAAGTTCGTCTACTTTGGAGGCGGAACTCCGTCTTACCTGAGTGCGAAGCAACTGTTGATGTTACGGGAGCGACTCAGTGAGTCTGTCTCCTGGGACAACGCAGAAGAAGTCACTTTCGAGTGTGAGCCGGGAACGCTGAGTCTCGAAAAGGTGCAAACGCTCAAAGAGATCGGAGTGACACGCGTTTCGTTGGGGGTGGAGAACTTCAACGATGCCATTCTCGAAGAGAACGGACGGGCGCACCTTTCACCGGAAATTCTGCGAGCCTACGACTGGATTCAGCAAGTTGGTTTCCCACAGGTGAACATCGACTTGATCGCGGGGATGGTCGGAGAGACCGACGAAAACTGGCACAAGTGCGTTGAAAAGGCTCTTGAGATGGAGCCGGACAATCTGACGATCTATCAGATGGAATTGCCATTCAATACTGTCTATTCGAAAGAGATTCTCGAAGAGGGTGCTGCGTCTCCCGTCGCTGACTGGCCGACCAAGCGTCGCTGGGCGAGTGAAGCGATTGATCGATTCCTGTCCGCTGGGTACCAGCTTTCCAGCGGAAACGAGTTGGTTAAGAACATTGATACGGACCGTTTCGTGTACCGCGACAATCTCTTCCGCGGAAGTGACATCGTGGCGGTCGGTGTTTCGAGCTTCGGTCATTTGCAGGGTGTGCACTACCAGAACAAAGATGAGCTCAACGACTACATCTCCACAGTTCAAGCTGGTGAATTGCCTGTGAATCGGGCGATGACTCCGACTTCTCATCAGAAGCTGATTCGCGAGTGGATCTTGCAGATGAAAGAGGGTCGCGTTGCTGTTGAGCCATTCAAAGCCAAGTTTGGAGTCGACCCGCTCGTCGAGTTTGCAGAACCGCTGTCGAACCAGCAGGTCGCAGGGTATCTGACGGTCGAGGAAGAAGAGGTTCGTCTTACTCGAAAAGGTCTGCTTCAGGTCGACAGCCTGCTGACGGAATACTTCGAAGAACAGCATCGCGAAGTTCGCTACACATGA
- the tsaE gene encoding tRNA (adenosine(37)-N6)-threonylcarbamoyltransferase complex ATPase subunit type 1 TsaE encodes MTENRDQDRPAREVRIVSSDSLEQTQEFGRLFATVLREGMVVALIGDLGAGKTHLVQSIAEACGANREDVSSPTFVLIQEYDTAIPICHIDAYRLGDVDEFLELGADELLGGDYLCLIEWADRVEEALPRDQIRVEIVPTSETGRQIRITAASSLLDQLEQKLDGSSISLVRNG; translated from the coding sequence ATGACCGAAAATCGTGATCAGGACCGGCCAGCTCGGGAGGTCCGAATTGTTTCGAGTGACAGCCTGGAACAAACTCAGGAGTTTGGTCGACTCTTCGCGACTGTGCTGCGAGAAGGCATGGTCGTCGCGCTGATTGGTGATCTGGGGGCTGGGAAAACTCATCTCGTTCAGTCGATTGCCGAAGCTTGTGGGGCAAATCGTGAGGATGTGAGTAGTCCGACGTTTGTTCTGATCCAGGAATACGACACGGCGATCCCGATCTGTCACATTGATGCGTACCGTCTCGGGGATGTCGATGAGTTTCTTGAACTCGGCGCAGATGAGCTTCTGGGAGGCGATTATCTCTGTCTGATTGAATGGGCTGATCGTGTGGAAGAGGCTTTGCCGCGAGATCAGATTCGAGTTGAAATCGTTCCCACTTCGGAAACCGGACGCCAGATACGCATCACTGCTGCGTCGTCTCTTTTGGACCAGTTGGAACAGAAGCTTGACGGTTCATCGATTTCTCTCGTCAGGAACGGTTGA